The Urocitellus parryii isolate mUroPar1 chromosome 6, mUroPar1.hap1, whole genome shotgun sequence genome includes a window with the following:
- the Prnp gene encoding major prion protein, translating into MVNPGCWLLVLFVATLSDVGLCKKRPKPGGWNTGGSRYPGQGSPGGNRYPPQGGGWGQPHGGGGWGQPHGGGGWGQSHGGGGWGQSHGGGWGQGGKPVKPKTSMKHMAGAAAAGAVVGGLGGYMLGSAMSRPMMHFGNDYEDRYYRENMNRYPSQVYYKPVDQYPNQNSFVHDCVNITIKQHTTTTTTKGDNFTETDIKIMERVVEQMCTTQYKQEAQQAYYPRGSSMLLFSSPPVILLISFLIFLIVG; encoded by the coding sequence ATGGTGAACcctggctgctggctgctggTTCTCTTCGTGGCCACATTGAGTGACGTCGGCCTCTGCAAAAAACGGCCAAAGCCTGGAGGGTGGAACACTGGGGGAAGCCGTTACCCTGGGCAAGGCAGCCCTGGAGGCAACCGCTACCCACCTCAGGGCGGTGGCTGGGGGCAGCCTCATGGTGGCGGAGGCTGGGGGCAACCCCATGGTGGCGGTGGCTGGGGACAATCCCACGGTGGCGGTGGCTGGGGACAATCCCATGGTGGTGGTTGGGGTCAAGGTGGCAAGCCCGTTAAGCCAAAAACCAGCATGAAGCATATGGCAGGTGCTGCTGCAGCCGGGGCAGTGGTAGGGGGCCTTGGTGGCTACATGCTGGGGAGTGCCATGAGCAGGCCCATGATGCACTTTGGCAATGACTATGAGGACCGTTACTACCGTGAAAACATGAACCGTTACCCCAGCCAAGTGTACTACAAGCCCGTGGATCAGTATCCCAACCAGAACAGCTTTGTGCATGACTGCGTCAATATCACAATCAAGCAGcacacaaccaccaccaccaccaaagggGATAACTTCACCGAGACCGATATTAAGATAATGGAGCGTGTGGTGGAGCAGATGTGCACCACCCAGTACAAGCAGGAGGCCCAACAGGCTTACTACCCAAGAGGATCCAGCAtgctcctcttctcctccccacctGTGATCCTCCTCATCTCCTTCCTCATTTTCCTGATTGTGGGATGA